atttttctttttgagttttataggtacattgttcgtgttctacggtgtgatagccatctaccacgtccggacttgaagacgaaggagtgtattcttttaggtaatttttagctaactcttagtttagttttaggtAGTTTTGTTCGCACTCTAGCACacactttttatagtacttaccccgaagttgtcgagaggtctcgctttcggtaataGGAATTATattgtgcttgtgcttggtgtattttctgttgtgtaggtaaaaataaaaaaaataaaaataaaaaaagtgaatgcacacgcgatcacagggtacaccaccgtttgggttgctctgttatcaaagaagaagaGTTAGAGGATCGCCTACTGAAATCTTCCCGGACTATCCGAGTCCAATCAGAGGCAACTTGTTCAGCGAGCCGAGTACAGAAAGAGATTCAGAATCAGAAAGTGAGATGGCAGATAACAATGAGATACCACCACCTGTTGTGAGGTTTGGCGATACACTGAGATCGGGAATTGAGTACCCCGGAGAGTTTGCTTATgcgaacaacaacatcaacattccacctcactaTATTAGTTTGGTGAATGGGGGGAATCTTTTCCATGGACGGGATGATGAGGACCCGGTGAGCCACCTCAATGCCTtctacgagttgacgaactctcACAGACCCCCGAATGTGGAACACAATCTAATCAAGAGGGTCTTATTCCCATTCTCTCTGAGGGAGAAAGCAAGAGCTTGGTATGACTCTATCCCGGGCTACAACATAGCAACGTTCCAAGAGTTGAAGACGTTGTTCCTCTTGGAATACAATTCTCctatgaagattgagaagttgagagaggagatcaccTCTTTCCGACAAAAGTATGACGAGTCCTTCGCGGAAGCATGGAAGAGATTCACGGAATTGATAAGGAAATGCCCAAGTCACGGactagctccggggcatgaccttttgaaattctacaaGGGACTCAACAGTGAAGGCACGGGATTGGTGACTGCAGGTTCGAATGGGAACCTAGATGATCTAACTCACGATGAGGTGAGGGCTTTGTTTCAAAGGCTGGCCAACAATCAACGGAATTGGCACAATCCAAGGCGAGGGGCTGATAGAGCGGGAGATACATTTGGTGCTACCAAGGATGCGGAAAGAGTGACCGCAATTGAGGCTCAACTGGCGGACATTAGCACTCAAATGTCGTCGATGACAAAGGCAGTTAAATCTCTTCAACTGACTCCTCAACCCCAAGCTGTGACGGTGATGAGATGTGGGTTGTGCCAAGGCGggcatcatactgatcagtgcCCAAGTCTTCAAGGACCACCTGTGGAAGATGTGAACTATATTGGCAACAATCGCCAAGGGTTCAATCAAGGCAACCAATACAACAATCAGCAAAATTGGAGACCTCAACAAACGGGATGGAATCAGGCTGGTCCTAGCAACAACTCGGGAAATCAATGGAGGAACAACACTCAACCGccgggttatgagaagaagccaaCCGTCGAGGATCAGTTGGGGCAGATTCTCTCTTTCATGActaagagtcaaaaggagaacGAAATTTTCAAGGAAAGGACGGTGGAAAAGTTTGGGCAGATGGATGCGACAATGAGGAATCTTGAGACGCAGATAGGGCAGCTTGCCACGGCATCACACACGAGGATTCCTAACACCATCCCGAGCAATACCGTACCTAATCCGAGAGGCAATGAACAGTGTAAGGCAGTGGTCTTGAGAAGTGGTCGTGAGTTGGATTCGACACCATCAATGGACGgccaaggtacttccggcatctcacacgcaggggcggatgagatgttaggcttgcattcctcgcacgcaggggcggacgaggcatgtaagggaagtcccgcgttggtgcagggtgcccaacatggtcaagaacaggctgcatcCGGCAGCAAGGAAAATGGTGTAGAAGCCGAGTTAAGTGAGAAGTTTTTGGCAGAAAAGAAGGGAAAGCAGAAAGTAGAGATGGGATCAAATGGACAGCTGATGACAAGTCCGGCATTAGACCCGAAAAGCAAGTTCAACTTCCCTGATCACATTCCTCCTCCACCATATCCACCGAAGAGGAAGAACAGAGCTCCAAAGGAGAAAAGCTTCGAGTGGATGATGAACGTGATTCGAAAAGTGAATGTGGATGTATCGTTGGTGGACCTCTTCACTAATTTCCCCAAGTTCTCCAAGTTCTTTAAGGACATGATGGCAAACAAGGAGAAACTTCAAGACGAGGGAATAGTGGCAttgagcatgaattgctcaCAATTGATTTCGGGAATGATGCCCATGAAGAAGAGGGATCCGGGAAGTTGTGTGATTCCTTGTGAGATAGGCAACACAATTTTCACCAAATGTCTATTGGATCAAGGATCGGGGATCTCACTGATGGCATTGAAAACAGCACGTGCCATTGGACTGGAGAACAGAATGGAGCCCATCGACATTGCCCTACAACTGGCTGATCATTCCATTGTGAAGCCCACTGGAATAGTAGAGGATGTCTTAGTCAAGGTAGACAAGTTCGTCATCCCCGTTGATTTCATAGTATTGGATATGCCCGAGGACAAAGAGGTACCTATTCTGTTTGGTAGACCGTTTCTTGCCACAGGGGACGTGTTGCTAGGAGCAAAGGACAACTCGGTCACGTTtagaattaatggtgagcaaGTGACCATTAATGTGGAGAAAGCGATGAAGCATCCTAGTGATGCAAAAGCGTGCTTTAGAGTTGATGTCCTCGACAAGTGTATCTTTGACAAGATGCGTTGCTCGGCAAGTATAGAAGGAAGCGTTTATGATAAGGGGAGCTTGGAAAGAGACTTTGGTTCGACAAttaaagttgattttgattttgatgaaaGTGAGGATGCTCAAATTGATCAACCAAGTCTAGAGAATGAATGTGTGGTGGATACTTTCGTGGCGGATGTGCAGCCCTCAATTGAAGTACCACCAAAGctagaattgaagccactcccgacAAATCTGAAATACGCATTCCTTGGTGAGGATGAATCTTTACCGGTTGTGATATCGGCGATGTTGAATGATGAAGAGGAGTTGAAGTTGATAGAGCTACTGAAGTCACACAAGAAAGCTCTAGGTTGGTCCATTGCCGACATCAAAGGAATTAGCCCCGCAATATGCATGCATAAAATCTTGATGGAAGATGGAGCTAAGCCGGTAAGAGAGAGACAAAGGAGGTTGAACCCACTTATGCAGGAAGTGGTTGAAAAAGAAGTGAAGAAATTGCTGAAATATGGGATGATCTATCCCATttccgatagtgagtgggttagcCCGGTACAATGTGTACCAAAGAAAGGGGGAATAACCGTGACCGTCAATGAGAAGAATGAGGTTTTGGCAACTCGATTGGTGAActcatggagagtttgcatGGATTATAGAAAGTTGAATACGGCGACGAGAAAAGATCACTTCCCGTTGCCATTTCTGGATCAGTTGCTCGATAGGATTGCGGGTTATTCCCATTATTGCTTTCTAGATGGATATTCGGGGTACAATCAGATTGCAATTGCCCCggaagatcaagaaaagacgacATTCACATGTCCTATTGGAACTTATGCCTTCCGtcggatgccttttggtttgtgtaatgcaccggctacattccaacgttgcatgatggcaattttttctgatatgaatgaagacatcatggagatcttcatggatgatttctccgTCTTTGGATCCTCATTTGACTTTTGCTTAGAAAACTTGAGACGGGTCCTACAAAGATGTGAAGAATCAAATCTCGTGCTCAATTGGGAAAAGTGTCAGTTCATGGTCAAGGAAGGCATAGTGTTGGGACACAAGGTGTCAGAGTTGGGGTTGGAGATGGATAAGGCgaagattgatgtgatctcaaagttacctcccccaacgaatgtgaagggcatccgtagtttccttggacatgcgggattctaccgacgttttataaaggatttttcaaagattgcaaagccacTTTGCAACTTGCTTGAAAAGGATGccaagttcgtctttgatgGGAAATGCCTTGAGGCATTTGAATTGCTGAAGAAAAAGCTAGTCGAAGCTCCTATTATTATCACACCCGACTGGTCAAAGCCGTTTGagctgatgtgtgatgcttcggactatgctgtgggggccgTTCTAGGCCAAAGGAGAGACAAGGTTCTACACGCTGTCTACTATGCTAGCAAAGTACTCAACGAAGCTCAACTGAATTACACCACGACAGAGAAGGAAATGCTAGCAGTAGTGTATGCTTTTGAGAAGTTTCGTGCTTACTTACTTGGCACGAAGGTGGTAGTGTTTACGGATCATtcggctatcaagtacttgatGAACAAGAAAGATGCAAAGCCTCGGTTGGTGAGGTGGATCCTTTTACTACAAGAGTTTGATGTGGAAATcaaagacaaaaaggggaccgaGAATTTGGTAGCCGATCATCTGTCTAGATTAGAGGGATTGGAAGAGACGGAagatgaaagaaagaaaaggataaatGAGAAATTTCCCGACGAGCAAGTGTTGCAAGTGGAGGCTCGGGAAACATATGTGCCGTGGTTTGCCAATTTGGCAAACTACCTTGTCACGGGCATTATACCAGAAGGGTTGTCATCTAACCAAAAGAAGAAGTTTTTGAGTGACACTCGCACATATGTTTGGGAAGATCCGTTTCTCTTCCGGATTTGTAGTGATGGAGTGATTCGAAGGTGCGTTGGAGAGCATGAGCACCTTCAGATTTTGTCTGCATGCCATGATTCGTTGTATGGCGGCCACTTTGGAGCACGACGAACTGCTTTTAAAGTGCTTCAGTCCGGATTCTTTTGGCCATCGATCTTCAAGGATGCAAAAGCCTATGTAGAACGATGTGACAGTTGCCAAAGAGCCGGCAATATCTCGTGGAGAAATGAAATGCCGATGAATAATATTCACGAGGTAGAacttttcgatgtttggggaatagacttcatgggaccGTTTCCCAAGTCTAATGGGCAGCAATACATTCTCGTTGCTGTCGACTACGTATCTaagtgggtagaggcagtggccTCGGCAACCAATGATGCCAAAGTGGTGTTGAAATTTATCAAGAATCACATCTTTAACCGCTTTGGGACACCACGAGCCATTATCAGTGATGGAGGAACTCATTTTTGCAACAAATTGTTTGAAAACCTCCTAGGAAAGTATGGTGTCCAACACAAGGTTGCTACCCCTTATCATCCCCAAACAAGTGGTCAAGTTGAAGTCTCCAATCGTGAGATAAAGCGGGTGCTTGAGAAAGTTGTAAGGCCGTCTCGGaaggattgggctcaaaagCTAGATGATGCTCTGTGGGCCTATCGAACGGCGTATAAGACCCCGATTGGAACTTCACCATACAAATTGGTATTTGGGAAGGCTTGCCATTTGCCGGTAGAGCTTGAGCATAAAGCTTTTTGGGCTTTGCAAAAgcttaatttggattatgatgctgcaGCCGAGAAGAGGATGTGCGATATGAATGAGATGGATGAGTTTAGGCTTCATGCATATGAGAGCGTTGATCTCTACAAAGAGCGTGCTAAGAGGGTACATGATGCAGCCATTAAGCCTCGTCAATTCCATGAGGGACAACTGGTCCTTTTGTACAACTCTCGGCTTAGACTGTTTCCGGGCAAGCTCAAGTCAAGATGGTGGGGTCCCTATGTGGTGCACAAGGTATACCCCTATGGTGCTGTGGATGTTCGGGATCAGAAGAATGGTAGCATTTGGAAGGTGAATGGCCAACGCTTGAAGGCCTATGTTGGAGTTGAAAGTGGCACGGAGACAGAAGAGGTGGTCACACTAGAGAATCCGAAAGTGTAGACCAAAgatgaagaaggtcgagccaacgactataaacaaaggcgctgattgggaggcaacccaagtttttatctttcttttatcttttggtttcatatgttggaggttttgtttgctcaattctttcctccaacatttattttgaattgagtgttctttttgtagtttttgttttttttgtaggagcaattgggagttaggattggagcttaggaggaagcacacctgcaaaggatttttacacccaccctcccacccgaatgcactatggacgtcatgccaagtttgggggagtttcctttccctttactttatttgtcttctttgcatgcattgaggacaatgatgcattcaagtttgggggggttatGATTGATTTGTGATGTATGTTTTTTGGGTGTTTTGCGTGATAAAGATGTTTTGAATCTATGTagttgacgggtgcatgctttatcttcggctttctggttaggaaatcttacttgattttacttcatctttgaagcttaggatgaatggaatgggtgcatgaatctatttgaaaaagcatgttgtgattacatccgatttcttaagttgaggagagtatgaaaatcgcatgacttgtggaaattattttggattgatttgttttatcgagtgaagtgcttgcgttCGTTTGTGTTAACGATATGGGAGGacaaggcactaggatgaactccatggccaaatgatcacatgcctagtcctacacatgatcccctagaagccactttgagcttaatttcctattatttgtgtaaacacttagccaaacacttagccaaacacttagccactgaaataagcctaattttagcctcatcgaAAGACCTTGCTACtgtttgggtgctaaatactaGTTTGAGCTTGGTGGTTGAATgttgagtgttgggtggtgtattgcaaaagtgtagacatttctagacttgatagaaggtgaaaagaatgaagttctaagagaaaaaaaaaaaaaacaagaaaaagaaaaagacgacctccaaattcacaaaagtcgaggtctttacaaaaaaaaaaaaaataaaaaataaaaaataagttgatgaaataaagatagagcttctatgtttgtttgtgtaatctcgtctggaatagatctcaagtttgggggagtgtggGTTTGGTTGTAATTTTGTGTTGTTCGATCTTTGGAAGGatgttgtaggagggaagattttggcactcaaatgtgtagcctttgagctcactatccatacttatcctacctcgtccctagccccattacaaccttgaaataagaccttgg
This genomic interval from Salvia splendens isolate huo1 chromosome 13, SspV2, whole genome shotgun sequence contains the following:
- the LOC121760686 gene encoding uncharacterized protein LOC121760686, which codes for MADNNEIPPPVVRFGDTLRSGIEYPGEFAYANNNINIPPHYISLVNGGNLFHGRDDEDPVSHLNAFYELTNSHRPPNVEHNLIKRVLFPFSLREKARAWYDSIPGYNIATFQELKTLFLLEYNSPMKIEKLREEITSFRQKYDESFAEAWKRFTELIRKCPSHGLAPGHDLLKFYKGLNSEGTGLVTAGSNGNLDDLTHDEVRALFQRLANNQRNWHNPRRGADRAGDTFGATKDAERVTAIEAQLADISTQMSSMTKAVKSLQLTPQPQAVTVMRCGLCQGGHHTDQCPSLQGPPVEDVNYIGNNRQGFNQGNQYNNQQNWRPQQTGWNQAGPSNNSGNQWRNNTQPPGYEKKPTVEDQLGQILSFMTKSQKENEIFKERTVEKFGQMDATMRNLETQIGQLATASHTRIPNTIPSNTVPNPRGNEQCKAVVLRSGRELDSTPSMDGQEKKGKQKVEMGSNGQLMTSPALDPKSKFNFPDHIPPPPYPPKRKNRAPKEKSFEWMMNVIRKVNVDVSLVDLFTNFPKFSKFFKDMMANKEKLQDEGIVALSMNCSQLISGMMPMKKRDPGSCVIPCEIGNTIFTKCLLDQGSGISLMALKTARAIGLENRMEPIDIALQLADHSIVKPTGIVEDVLVKVDKGRVARSKGQLGHV